gacagacagagatcacaagcaggcagagaggcaggcagagagaaagagagaggaggaggaggaagcaggctccctgctgagcagagagcccgatgtggggcttgattccaggaccctaggatcatgacctgagcggaaggcagaggctttaacccactgagccaccaaggcgcccctgtcCCTCACATTTTAGATTTAATACTTGGAATttccaggcgcctgggtgactcagtgggttgggccgctgcctttggctcaggtcatgatctcagggtcctgggatagagtcccgcatcgggctctccgctcagcagggagcctgcttcccatcctctctctctgcctgcctctctgcctacttgtgatctctcgctgtcaaataaataaatttaaaaaaaaatcttaaaaaaaaaatacttggaatttCCTCTGAGGTTGGCTGTGGTAATAAGGAGCTTCTAGTCCAGGAAAGAGGTAGTGGCTAAACCAAGGATGTGCACTCCTGCTCTCTTCCCAGGTATGTCTTGAGTGAACTGGTAGAGACAGAGAAAATGTACGTGGAGGACTTGGGGCAGATTGTGGAGGtagctcccttttctctccccagccctAAGCCCAGCCCTTTTCCTATGCTCAAGGCTAATTTTAGGGGATGCCTTAGTGCTCCTCTGTCCCACCTTCCCAGTCCCCTCTACATCCTGGacttcttgggggtgggggttccccCCGTAAAGGCTGGCCCCCCCACACTCATGCTCCCACCCCACCCATCTCATAGGGTTACATGGCCACCATGGCTGCTCAGGGGGTCCCGGAGAGTCTTCGAGGCCGTGACAGGATTGTGTTCGGGAACGTTCAGCAAATCTATGAGTGGCATCGAGAGTGAGTGGTGGATCCCCGAAAGTGAGCTGGAAGGGCATACCTCTGTTGTCTCTGTAACCTAGCCATGGGCTTGCAGTCTCCTGAGCAACGTCTGGAGTGGTTTAATGGCCCAGCTAGGGTAGACAGCTCTCAGttgagtggggtgggggtattTGACCAGCCTTTTCTTCATCAACCCCTCCAGCTATTTCCTGGAGGAGCTACAGCGGTGTTTGAATGATCCTGATTGGCTGGCTCAGCTCTTCATCAAACACGTGAGGCTTAAGGGGGCGGCCTGGAAGGAGGGGGGCTCGGGAGTGGGTCGGGGCTCCCCAGAAGTATTCTCTCGCCTCACCCGTCCTGTTCTCCTTAAACTTGACCCCTGTTAGGAGCGCCGGCTGCATATGTACGTGGTGTACTGTCAGAATAAGCCCAAGTCAGAGCATGTGGTATCAGAATTTGGGGACAGCTACTTTGAGGTCAGTGGCTGAGGTAccttgggggaaggggcacagaaTCATCAGGCTCTCCAGACTTCGTAACTACCCCGTCCTTGTCGCCAGGAGCTCCGGCAGCAGCTAGGGCACCGCCTGCAGCTCAGCGACCTGCTCATCAAACCAGTGCAGAGGATCATGAAATACCAGCTACTGCTCAAGGTCAGGACCACCTATTTCCTGAGGGTTCCGCTGGCTGGGACAGCCCTTGCTTGTCTCGTTCCTCTCCTCAGCGTTCCTAAGGCTCCCCCCAGACTTCCTGGGCACCTTCATCTGTCCTGAGTATTTCTTTTCTACATCTTAGgattttctcaaatattataGTAGAGCTGGAATGGATACAGAAGAGCTGGAGGTGAGGACTTCCATCTCTGCTAGGACACACACCACATACCCCTTATTTTTTTGGTCTCCTGGGATACCCCAGCAACTTGGGTGGTGTTGAGCTGTCTGGTTTTTAGGGGGAGGCTGGTTGAGAGTTGAAACATGCTCTGAAGAGGCCTCTTTCTCCACAATGACAATGCTCCTCTCTTCACCTGTGACCCAGCAAGCTGTGGAGGTCATGTGCTTTGTACCCAAGCGCTGCAATGACATGATGACCCTGGGGAGACTTCGGGGCTTTGAGGTATGGGGATAGAACAGGCAATTGGAGGCCCAATGCTCTTTGGCCCCAGTCTGAGTACTTGGGAGGTCCTCATGGGGGACCTGTCCCTCCCCTGAGACCAACTCCACGGTTGTTGGGAGAATCAGAGGaagtcccttttctctttttgtttttgtttttgttttttctcaaaatCACTACCCTTTGGTTCTAGGGCAAATTGACTGCTCAGGGGAAGCTCTTGGGCCAGGACACATTCTGGGTCACAGAGCCCGAGGCTGGGGGGCTGCTGTCCTCCCGGGGTCGAGAGCGACGTGTCTTCCTTTTCGAGCAAATTGTCATCTTCAGTGAGGCCCTGGGAGGGGGAGTCCGAGGAGGATCACAGGCTGGATACGTGTACAAGAGCAGCATCAAGGTGGGGAGGAGGCCACAAGGGAGGGGTCTGGCTGGGATGCGGTGAGGCCTCTGAGAGAACACCTGGCTCCTGGATTTGTTGGAAGGGATGGGAACCAGAGACAGCCTAAAGAATCTGGGGGCTCTCTCCTACTTGCCAATCCAGGTGAGCTGCCTAGGACTGGAGGGGAACCTCCAAGGTGACCCTTGCCGCTTTGCGCTGACCTCCAGAGGGCCAGAGGGTGGGATCCAGCGCTATGTCCTGCAGAGTGCAGACCCCGCAGTGAGTCAGGCCTGGATCAAGCAAGTGGCTCAGATCCTGGAAAGCCAGCGGGACTTTCTCAATGGTGAAGCTCTTACCCTCCCTCCTTGACATGCTCCTTCAGCCCTTTGACCTCCCAAATCCCTCTCTGCCCAAAATTTAGTCCCTGTCCTCTTGACCCCAGcttctcaccccctccccagcaatTTACAATGGCTGACAGTTCATGGGAAGAGGGCAAAGTGAGAGGATGGTCTGTGTAGAGCCTTTAGGGAAAGAACCTGTTGTAACCCTCCTCCTGTTCCTCTCCTTACCCCAGCATTGCAGTCACCCATTGAGTATCAGAGACGAGAGAGCCAGACCAACAGCCTGGGGCGGCCAGGAGGCCTTGGGGTGGGGAGTCCTGGGAGAATTCGGCCTGGAAACCGGGCCCAGGTCAGCACACATACACCCATCAAtggctctctcccctccctgctgctgttGCCCAAAGGGGAAGTGGCCAGAGCCCCCCTGCCTCTGGACACACAGGTATGAGGAACGGAGTCCCCTGTTATAGGGGCAGAATGGGGAGGGCCTCTTTTATTCTGGGATCCCTAAATCCCCCTTCCCTATACCAGTCCTTTCTTCTACCCCATGCCTTTTTTCTGCCCTTTCCTACTTCCCTGCTTTTACCTTACCCCCTCCAGTTTAATCCTGGGAGAAGCTGATGGTTTTAGATGATCTAAGATGGCTAGCAAGAGGAGGTGGCTTAGCTAGGGgcatacactgaaaagaaaggagTGAGGGTGGATTCCTagacttttttcctcctctgacaTGAATCTTTCTTCAGGCCCACAGTGACATCCCCCGAGCCCCTCGTGACTCTCCTCCAGCTCCACCAATTCCAGACACCCCTCCCTGCCAAGCCAGACTTGCCAAGCTGGATGAAGATGAGCTCTAAGTGGTGAAGGCCTGGGGTGGTGctgacccagccaccctattTCCTGAGAACTTCAGGGCAGTCCTTCTGGCACCACCTTGGAATTCCTTCTTGATGTGCCTGGAGGGGGCAGCGAGGCTGGGAGTGGTGTTGACTTGGCGCAGGATACCTAGACTCAAAAAGACTTCTTTCTGCTTAAGGAACATGGGTTCCTTCAGCTCCCACCCCTATGCATGCGTCATGGGTCCCCCCCAAAGAAGGatatgtgggtgggtgggtgggagggctggggcaggggccaggTAAAAATgattggttttgattttgattttttttccagttttctgagaTTAAAGGTTTTGTGATACCACTAAGGCTGCTGTcttggcagagggaaggggaagaggagtgAAGTGATGGGGAGAAATCCGCTGGGCCTGTGGATGGTCTGGTGAGAGGAGGACACAGGGTGGAAGACAAAAGGTGTCGCTGTTTTTGTCCCTCACCTGCAGCTGCGCCATCTGGCAGTCTGGACCTGGAGCTTGGGAAACCCTAGATCCGTGATATATCCTCCtctttcccaggctgctttctcTCCCATCTGGCCTCCATTCTAGTCTCCACTGGAAAGCCCAGTGTAGTGTGACTTCCCACCATTCCCCCAACATCCAGATTCTAAAGGACTAAATGCCCGAGTACCTTTCCTTCTGAGGCCTCCATGCTCAGCTGAGTGGGAAGGGAGATGTGGAGAGGATGCTGGGGTCTGTGGCCCTCTTTGGCCCTGGATCTCCTTCTTTTTGCAGTTTGCGAGGTCACAAGGCATATCCGTAGTGAGCAGGAAGGGAGTCTTCTTCAAGTACAGACCCAAGAGTGGACAGCTCAAAGGGGTCTTCATCCCTCCCAATTTCTGGGATAGCCCCTGGGATGGAGAAAGCCAAACATGCAGAGTTCCGTATCCAGACACCCTGTCTTGGGTCCTTGGGCATCGGTGTGTCCACCGTGTCCACTCGTCCCCTGGGCTTGGTCACGTGTACTTGGGCTTCCTCAGCAGACAATAGGCTGCTGGTgtgggagggtgaggaggagctGGAGCCTCCCTGTGGGCCTGAGGTCCCTCTGGCCGACAATGGGGGGAGGGACCTCTTCAGGGGGGGACAGGACGTACAGCCCAGATAAGACTTCTGGGGAACAATAGGAGGAATTGAAGAGGGGAGACCCACCCTCACTATACCCCACACCCAGGGCTTTGGGGTCAGGGACTGGGGACCAGAGGGTGATGGGGAGGGATGCCAAGTATTCTTGTAAATggaggaggggatggggaaaaTAGCAGGATGCTGGAGCTCAGAACTTTTGTATCTCTTGAGGGACCACAGAGGTTCATGAGGTGGGTGCATGACCCTTTTGAACTTAATTTAACCACAAATGTGTTTTTGAGTGCCAACTTTGTAAATAGCACTTGAATGTAATAAATGGCACTTCaagttcttttgttgttgttgttttgttttgttttttggcttttaagAAGCAAAATCAAAATTTGCTCTCAGTTCAGTATTTCCCCTGAGGCCCTGAACTGGGAAGTTAGGCCCGGCTCCCAGCAGAGGTGTGGGTGGTAGTTCTCCGTCATCCCCGGGCTCTACTGTAGCCGAGTCCCATCTTAGCAGGCTTCAAAGCTGCTCTGCCAATGGAGCCCCTTCCATTTCCTTGGGGCAAGCTGTATACCCCATGCAGATTTGGGTCTGGCGGAGAggcatgtgtgtgttttgagggGGGCACGCTGAATTTTCTTGGGGAGAATGCAGAGGCTCTAGGAATGATGGGCCACTCTAGAGGAGCAAGCTATCTCCTCCCAGAGGGCCAACGCAGAAAGGAGCAGCAGCCGGATGGCCAGAATCAAAAGGCTTAGAAGTGGGAAAAAGTGCGACCTGGGTGTTCAGAATGCGCTGGTCTTTTGGCCTTTGTCTTTAGTCCCTACACCTTTCCATACACCCGCGCCACCCCTACCCCGCCCTCGTCCCACCCCAGTAGGCTCAAGAGTGAGCGATCCCGCCGAGGTTGTCTCAGGAAACGCCTAACATAGAGACGCCCTCTCCCCAAGTCTTTGCAGTCTCTGGGCCGTTGATGGTCCCCAAGAGAGGGCGCCCTGCAGGGCGGGATTGGACCCTGCTTCAGGGAGGCGGGACTCAGGGCTAGAGGGTGGAGGGGTATTTAAGACTAGGCGGGGTTGGAGGTGGCCAAGGGCAAAATGAGTGGGCTACCGGACGCCAGGGCCTGCCCAGGCCTGGGAGAGGCCTCCGACCTTAAGTTCCCTCTGGGCGCCAAGTTCAGGGAACCTCTCACCGAAGCTCGGTTCCAGCAACTCTTCGGGGACGCAGAGCAGGAGTCGGACCTACTCTCGGAGCCCCGCTGGTCCCGGCTGTGCAGACAGTGGAGGCGGCTGCCTGGCGCTTGCTCCGGACCGGGGGCGTGGCGCCTGCTGCTGGCGCGGCTGCCTCCTCTGCGCTGGCTGCCCCACTACCGCTGGCGGGCCTGGCTGCTCGGGGATGCCGTGGCCGGAGTGACCGTGGGCATCGTGCACGTGCCCCAGGGTGAGCGGCCCCAATACCTGCCCGTCTGGGGCCCGAGCTCTGGAGGGCGTCGGGAAGGTGCAGAGGCTGGAAACCCAGGAGCGAGAGATTGGGTAATGTGGCTGAGGGTTCGGAGACAGGATCTGAGACCAAGTACCGGGTAAGGACTGCCGAGCTGCATCAGATCCCTACCCCCAGCTTCCTTCATTTGCGCAATCCTTCGAGAAGTCTTTGACACGTTCCGGGTCAGGGAACTGGAGAGGCACAATACTGGCTTCCCCCACGCTCGCCACCCCCCTCACCCTCGTCTAGGCCGACACGGATCTGTGACCTTGTCCGCCCCAAGACCTCCCACGGAGGCCTGTTAACCCCTGGGTTCCCTCATGTGGCATGATTTAGCGTCTCCATGCCAGCCTCTGAGAGTGTGCACAGGAAGGGTGGCGTTCTGGAGGCTGGTCAccttcccccagccaccccctcccccacaccacacACCCCGATGATCTTTCCTTCCACTTCTCCCCTAGGCATGGCTTTTGCCCTCCTGACCTCTGTGCCTCCAGTGTTCGGACT
This genomic interval from Mustela erminea isolate mMusErm1 chromosome 6, mMusErm1.Pri, whole genome shotgun sequence contains the following:
- the ARHGEF25 gene encoding rho guanine nucleotide exchange factor 25 isoform X4 encodes the protein MLEPALTTGEELPELTLLTTLLEGPGDKTQPPEEETLSQAPESEEEQKKAALERSMYVLSELVETEKMYVEDLGQIVEGYMATMAAQGVPESLRGRDRIVFGNVQQIYEWHRDYFLEELQRCLNDPDWLAQLFIKHERRLHMYVVYCQNKPKSEHVVSEFGDSYFEELRQQLGHRLQLSDLLIKPVQRIMKYQLLLKDFLKYYSRAGMDTEELEQAVEVMCFVPKRCNDMMTLGRLRGFEGKLTAQGKLLGQDTFWVTEPEAGGLLSSRGRERRVFLFEQIVIFSEALGGGVRGGSQAGYVYKSSIKVSCLGLEGNLQGDPCRFALTSRGPEGGIQRYVLQSADPAVSQAWIKQVAQILESQRDFLNALQSPIEYQRRESQTNSLGRPGGLGVGSPGRIRPGNRAQVSTHTPINGSLPSLLLLPKGEVARAPLPLDTQAHSDIPRAPRDSPPAPPIPDTPPCQARLAKLDEDEL
- the ARHGEF25 gene encoding rho guanine nucleotide exchange factor 25 isoform X1 is translated as MKPPDRPAPGRTDRILGVMGGMLRACALPGQEWPPKGSPLEPGGTETESDCTEGDQKGEREREVLAWAPLPESYSIAGSEGSISASAASGLAAPSGPSSGLSSGPCSPGPPGPVSGLRRWLDHSKHCLSVETEADGGQAGPYENWMLEPALTTGEELPELTLLTTLLEGPGDKTQPPEEETLSQAPESEEEQKKAALERSMYVLSELVETEKMYVEDLGQIVEGYMATMAAQGVPESLRGRDRIVFGNVQQIYEWHRDYFLEELQRCLNDPDWLAQLFIKHERRLHMYVVYCQNKPKSEHVVSEFGDSYFEELRQQLGHRLQLSDLLIKPVQRIMKYQLLLKDFLKYYSRAGMDTEELEQAVEVMCFVPKRCNDMMTLGRLRGFEGKLTAQGKLLGQDTFWVTEPEAGGLLSSRGRERRVFLFEQIVIFSEALGGGVRGGSQAGYVYKSSIKVSCLGLEGNLQGDPCRFALTSRGPEGGIQRYVLQSADPAVSQAWIKQVAQILESQRDFLNALQSPIEYQRRESQTNSLGRPGGLGVGSPGRIRPGNRAQVSTHTPINGSLPSLLLLPKGEVARAPLPLDTQAHSDIPRAPRDSPPAPPIPDTPPCQARLAKLDEDEL
- the ARHGEF25 gene encoding rho guanine nucleotide exchange factor 25 isoform X2; this translates as MKPPDRPAPGRTDRILGVMGGMLRACALPGQEWPPKGSPLEPGGTETESDCTEGDQKGEREREVLAWAPLPESYSIAGSEGSISASAASGLAAPSGPSSGLSSGPCSPGPPGPVSGLRRWLDHSKHCLSVETEADGGQAGPYENWMLEPALTTGEELPELTLLTTLLEGPGDKTQPPEEETLSQAPESEEEQKKAALERSMYVLSELVETEKMYVEDLGQIVEGYMATMAAQGVPESLRGRDRIVFGNVQQIYEWHRDYFLEELQRCLNDPDWLAQLFIKHERRLHMYVVYCQNKPKSEHVVSEFGDSYFEELRQQLGHRLQLSDLLIKPVQRIMKYQLLLKDFLKYYSRAGMDTEELEGKLTAQGKLLGQDTFWVTEPEAGGLLSSRGRERRVFLFEQIVIFSEALGGGVRGGSQAGYVYKSSIKVSCLGLEGNLQGDPCRFALTSRGPEGGIQRYVLQSADPAVSQAWIKQVAQILESQRDFLNALQSPIEYQRRESQTNSLGRPGGLGVGSPGRIRPGNRAQVSTHTPINGSLPSLLLLPKGEVARAPLPLDTQAHSDIPRAPRDSPPAPPIPDTPPCQARLAKLDEDEL
- the ARHGEF25 gene encoding rho guanine nucleotide exchange factor 25 isoform X3, which encodes MRGGHKGGRCACPHVIRKVLAKCGCCFARGGRESYSIAGSEGSISASAASGLAAPSGPSSGLSSGPCSPGPPGPVSGLRRWLDHSKHCLSVETEADGGQAGPYENWMLEPALTTGEELPELTLLTTLLEGPGDKTQPPEEETLSQAPESEEEQKKAALERSMYVLSELVETEKMYVEDLGQIVEGYMATMAAQGVPESLRGRDRIVFGNVQQIYEWHRDYFLEELQRCLNDPDWLAQLFIKHERRLHMYVVYCQNKPKSEHVVSEFGDSYFEELRQQLGHRLQLSDLLIKPVQRIMKYQLLLKDFLKYYSRAGMDTEELEQAVEVMCFVPKRCNDMMTLGRLRGFEGKLTAQGKLLGQDTFWVTEPEAGGLLSSRGRERRVFLFEQIVIFSEALGGGVRGGSQAGYVYKSSIKVSCLGLEGNLQGDPCRFALTSRGPEGGIQRYVLQSADPAVSQAWIKQVAQILESQRDFLNALQSPIEYQRRESQTNSLGRPGGLGVGSPGRIRPGNRAQVSTHTPINGSLPSLLLLPKGEVARAPLPLDTQAHSDIPRAPRDSPPAPPIPDTPPCQARLAKLDEDEL